Proteins from a single region of Aureibacter tunicatorum:
- a CDS encoding oligosaccharide flippase family protein, which produces MGALKKLAGETAIYGLSSIIGRVLNYLLVPLYTSYFLREQMGVVSLLYAYSAFFIIVYTYGMETSYFRFATKMPEQKNSIYNSSLSAIILTSVLFSGLLIAFADPISSFVGVQGHPEYIFWFACIYAVDAIVSIPFARLRLEGKAKKFALIKISNILLNIFLVVFFIVLCPILLETKLGSSLISGWYMPEGGPRYVFLANLIANGMLVPMLWSELRAFKFSLNFEKYLKPMLSYGIPLIFIGLAGVVNNQAPIIMLEKYIPEGLYPGSSNIDIVGVFGACSKLAIFMQLAIQAFRYASEPFFFSRAKDKKSPELFAKVMRYFVVFGVIAFVGISTNLDILASLFLTNKIYWTGLDVVPYLLIANLLLGVYFNLSIWFKLTEKTKYGSYISLAGSLITIVGNIILIPMYGYMGSAYVMLVAYGFMVVVSYVLGQKYFPIPYDIVSMFAYLGVGIAVVYVSTTYQFDQFLLKKAVDLSLGLIFLFFIFLVEKRQFKIIKDINLRN; this is translated from the coding sequence ATGGGGGCATTGAAAAAGCTAGCTGGAGAAACGGCGATTTATGGGTTAAGCAGTATCATAGGCAGAGTGCTTAACTATTTGTTGGTTCCGCTTTATACTAGTTATTTCCTTCGGGAACAGATGGGTGTTGTCAGTTTGCTGTATGCTTATTCTGCCTTTTTTATTATTGTCTATACTTATGGGATGGAAACCTCGTACTTTAGGTTTGCCACCAAGATGCCTGAACAGAAAAACAGCATTTATAATTCATCTTTGTCTGCGATCATTTTAACAAGTGTGTTGTTTTCAGGATTATTGATTGCTTTTGCCGATCCTATCAGCAGTTTTGTTGGAGTGCAAGGACATCCTGAGTATATATTCTGGTTTGCTTGTATCTATGCAGTGGACGCCATAGTGTCGATTCCTTTCGCAAGATTGCGCTTGGAAGGGAAAGCTAAAAAGTTCGCATTGATTAAGATTTCAAATATTCTTTTAAATATATTTCTGGTTGTTTTCTTTATTGTTCTTTGCCCAATATTGCTAGAAACGAAGTTGGGAAGTAGTTTGATTTCAGGTTGGTATATGCCTGAAGGCGGGCCAAGATATGTTTTCTTAGCCAATCTTATTGCGAATGGAATGCTTGTGCCTATGTTGTGGAGCGAGCTGAGAGCATTTAAGTTTTCTTTGAATTTCGAGAAATATCTGAAACCCATGTTATCGTATGGGATTCCTTTGATATTCATAGGCTTGGCAGGAGTGGTTAATAATCAAGCGCCGATTATCATGCTTGAAAAATATATTCCCGAAGGTTTGTATCCGGGTAGCTCGAATATTGATATTGTGGGAGTGTTTGGAGCTTGTTCCAAATTGGCGATATTCATGCAGTTGGCAATTCAAGCATTTAGATATGCTTCGGAGCCTTTTTTCTTTTCAAGAGCAAAAGACAAGAAGTCGCCAGAATTATTTGCCAAGGTAATGCGTTATTTTGTGGTTTTTGGAGTTATTGCTTTTGTTGGAATTTCAACCAATCTTGATATTCTTGCTTCGCTGTTTTTGACCAATAAGATTTATTGGACAGGGTTGGATGTTGTTCCTTATCTTTTGATCGCAAATCTGCTTTTGGGAGTGTATTTTAACTTGTCCATTTGGTTTAAGTTGACTGAAAAGACAAAATATGGGAGCTATATCTCATTGGCAGGCTCTTTAATTACGATAGTTGGTAATATTATTTTAATTCCAATGTACGGATATATGGGAAGCGCCTATGTCATGCTGGTAGCTTATGGCTTTATGGTTGTTGTCAGCTATGTATTAGGACAAAAGTATTTCCCGATTCCTTATGATATTGTCTCAATGTTTGCATACTTGGGTGTTGGAATAGCAGTAGTCTATGTTTCGACTACTTATCAGTTCGATCAATTCTTATTGAAAAAAGCTGTTGACCTATCTTTAGGTTTGATTTTCTTGTTTTTTATTTTTTTAGTTGAAAAAAGGCAATTTAAAATAATAAAAGACATAAATTTGCGAAATTGA
- the dut gene encoding dUTP diphosphatase, with translation MNVKVINKSGHPLPKYQTEASAGLDLHANLEESVILGPLERALIPTGLFMELPVGYEAQVRPRSGLAFKHGLTVLNTPGTIDADYRGEVKVLLVNLSNEKFEIKNGERVAQMVVAKHEQISWEPVEELSVTDRGAGGYGSTGK, from the coding sequence ATGAATGTGAAAGTGATAAATAAATCCGGTCATCCGCTTCCTAAATACCAAACGGAAGCTTCGGCGGGCTTGGATTTGCATGCTAACTTGGAAGAGTCAGTGATATTAGGACCTTTGGAAAGAGCTTTGATCCCGACGGGATTATTCATGGAGTTGCCTGTAGGTTATGAGGCTCAAGTAAGGCCAAGAAGCGGTTTGGCGTTCAAACATGGTTTGACAGTGTTGAATACACCGGGAACTATTGACGCTGATTATAGAGGAGAAGTTAAGGTGCTTCTTGTGAACCTTTCAAATGAAAAGTTTGAAATTAAAAATGGCGAAAGAGTAGCTCAGATGGTAGTAGCTAAGCATGAGCAAATTTCTTGGGAGCCCGTAGAGGAGTTATCAGTGACTGATAGAGGAGCTGGCGGCTATGGAAGCACAGGAAAATAA
- a CDS encoding sugar nucleotidyltransferase — protein sequence MNIIVPMAGMGKRMRPHTLTVPKPLVPIAGKPIVQRLVEDIAKVCGGDIDTIGFVIGKHFGEEVEAHLLTVAKSVGGVGKIFYQEEALGTAHAIYCAKQALVGNVIVAFADTLFKADFQLDVEQDGIIWVQKVEDPSAFGVVQLGEDNVIREFIEKPKTFVSDLAIIGIYYFKDGEHLRKEIEHIIDNNLKDSGEYQLTRVLEAMKRQGVKFYPGEVEEWLDCGNKNATVNTNKRYLEYIRDDKLVDDSVRLINSIVIPPCYIGKDVKITNSVIGPYVSIGKKTDIADSRIDNTIIQNESVIRKANITGSMFGSHSVYDGKARNLSVGDYNRIEE from the coding sequence ATGAATATAATCGTTCCGATGGCGGGTATGGGGAAAAGAATGAGACCTCATACGTTGACAGTGCCAAAGCCTTTGGTGCCTATTGCAGGAAAACCTATAGTACAAAGGTTGGTGGAAGATATCGCAAAAGTTTGCGGAGGAGATATTGATACAATTGGGTTTGTCATAGGCAAGCACTTTGGCGAAGAAGTGGAAGCGCACCTTTTAACTGTGGCTAAGAGTGTTGGAGGTGTTGGTAAGATATTCTATCAAGAGGAGGCTTTGGGAACAGCGCATGCTATTTATTGCGCCAAGCAAGCTTTGGTAGGCAATGTGATCGTTGCTTTTGCGGATACATTATTCAAAGCCGATTTTCAATTGGATGTGGAACAGGATGGAATAATTTGGGTTCAAAAAGTGGAAGACCCATCTGCATTTGGTGTTGTCCAGCTTGGCGAAGATAATGTTATCAGAGAATTCATTGAGAAGCCAAAGACATTTGTGTCGGATTTGGCCATTATTGGGATTTATTATTTCAAGGATGGTGAACATTTGCGCAAAGAGATAGAGCATATCATAGACAACAATCTGAAAGACAGCGGAGAGTATCAGTTGACAAGGGTTCTTGAGGCTATGAAAAGGCAGGGCGTTAAATTCTATCCTGGCGAGGTTGAAGAATGGTTGGATTGTGGAAATAAAAACGCAACAGTTAACACAAACAAGCGTTATCTAGAATATATCCGCGATGACAAGCTCGTTGACGACTCTGTGAGATTGATAAATTCGATTGTTATTCCTCCATGCTATATCGGCAAGGATGTGAAGATTACAAACAGCGTTATTGGTCCATATGTGTCAATAGGCAAGAAAACTGACATTGCTGATTCCCGCATTGATAATACAATAATCCAAAATGAGAGCGTTATCAGAAAGGCTAATATTACGGGTTCAATGTTCGGAAGCCATTCTGTGTATGATGGCAAGGCGAGGAATTTGAGTGTGGGAGATTATAATAGAATAGAAGAATAA
- a CDS encoding tetratricopeptide repeat protein, which yields MNKSTLSRIMLSLILSGSLLFADSAQAQKRKKKDSKTGIERISISDSLKSEYYFTEGERLFILEKYPQALEAFKKADELTPNNAAIQFKMGQVLSITQAFNAALPHANKALELDPSNKYYYLLLAQIQTHKGDYESVAQTYETMIENTDDAEEYYYELAAIYMYQKNEDMAIDAFKRVEEIYGLNPEVSQQVQKIYLGQGKLDEAIEEGKKLIDAYPSEDSFVLSLAEIMHANNRKDEAKEILESLVERTGSAPARMRLAGIYSSEGEEAKAAEQVSKSFADPKLDVNMKVDFIVRKMKSSMDSTQYVELKELSDLVMNSHPDEAIVYTLQGDLEFTKENRLKALEFYKKSLGLDGDNLNIWQNVINIELENNMIKDAIESSEQAIERYPNQSVLYFFGGTAYLMDKEYAKAERLLKAGLPLSKSQTQLYTLMLGQLGDVNHGLENFKESDKYYELALESDPESDHVLNNYSYYLSLRKENLEKAKEMSGKLVLKFPNNATYLDTHGWVLYQLGEYSEAEYYLKKAVDEEPSGTIHEHYGDVLYKLDRKEEALGQWKLAIEKGDEISDLLEKKIAEKKLYE from the coding sequence ATGAATAAGAGCACCCTAAGTAGAATAATGTTGAGCCTGATTTTATCCGGCTCATTGCTTTTTGCAGATTCGGCACAAGCGCAAAAACGCAAGAAGAAAGATTCAAAAACTGGAATTGAGAGAATTTCTATTTCTGACTCTTTGAAGTCCGAGTATTATTTTACTGAAGGGGAAAGGCTCTTTATTCTTGAAAAGTACCCTCAAGCGCTTGAGGCATTTAAAAAAGCTGATGAACTAACGCCTAATAATGCGGCCATTCAGTTTAAAATGGGACAAGTCCTCTCTATAACTCAAGCATTCAATGCGGCTTTGCCTCATGCGAATAAAGCTTTGGAATTAGACCCTTCCAATAAGTATTATTATTTGCTTCTTGCTCAAATTCAGACTCACAAGGGTGATTACGAATCAGTTGCTCAGACTTATGAGACCATGATTGAAAACACTGATGATGCGGAAGAATACTATTATGAGTTGGCTGCGATCTATATGTATCAGAAAAATGAGGACATGGCTATAGACGCATTCAAGAGAGTAGAGGAAATCTATGGGTTGAATCCAGAGGTGAGCCAACAAGTTCAAAAGATATATTTAGGACAAGGCAAGCTTGATGAGGCTATAGAGGAAGGAAAGAAATTGATAGATGCGTATCCTTCGGAGGATTCGTTTGTATTGTCTTTAGCTGAAATTATGCATGCGAACAATCGCAAGGATGAAGCTAAGGAAATCCTTGAAAGCTTGGTGGAAAGAACAGGTTCGGCTCCTGCGAGAATGAGGCTTGCAGGTATTTACTCATCTGAAGGCGAAGAGGCTAAGGCTGCGGAACAAGTATCCAAATCTTTTGCAGATCCAAAATTGGATGTGAATATGAAGGTCGACTTCATTGTCAGAAAGATGAAATCGAGCATGGATTCTACTCAATATGTAGAATTGAAAGAGCTAAGCGATCTTGTGATGAATTCGCATCCAGATGAAGCGATTGTGTATACTTTGCAGGGAGACTTGGAGTTCACTAAAGAGAATAGGCTTAAGGCCTTGGAGTTCTACAAAAAGAGCTTGGGATTAGATGGTGATAATTTGAATATATGGCAGAATGTGATCAATATTGAATTAGAAAACAATATGATCAAAGATGCGATCGAATCATCGGAGCAAGCTATTGAGAGGTACCCTAATCAGTCAGTATTATATTTCTTTGGAGGCACGGCTTATTTGATGGACAAGGAGTATGCTAAGGCTGAAAGATTGCTTAAAGCAGGGCTTCCGTTGTCAAAAAGTCAAACTCAATTATATACTCTGATGCTTGGACAGCTTGGAGACGTAAACCATGGACTTGAAAATTTTAAAGAGTCAGACAAATATTACGAGTTAGCATTGGAATCTGATCCTGAAAGCGATCATGTGCTGAATAATTATAGTTATTATTTGTCTCTCAGAAAGGAAAACCTTGAAAAGGCAAAGGAAATGTCTGGCAAATTGGTTTTGAAGTTTCCAAATAATGCGACTTACCTTGATACCCATGGATGGGTTCTTTACCAACTTGGAGAATATAGTGAAGCGGAATATTATTTGAAAAAAGCAGTGGATGAAGAGCCTTCGGGCACCATTCATGAGCATTATGGCGATGTATTGTACAAGCTTGACAGAAAAGAAGAAGCTTTGGGACAATGGAAATTGGCCATAGAAAAGGGTGATGAGATTTCAGATTTGTTGGAGAAAAAGATAGCTGAGAAAAAGCTTTATGAATAA
- a CDS encoding DUF4292 domain-containing protein encodes MNNKFILGLLVIVSITMSSCKKQFFNFTLFDTEKIVVDDLDFEAISMKSKIKFQSGGKSVSAVANFRIKKDSLIWCSVSPGLGVEVARALFTQDSVFLLDKLKKEYYAFDYEMLSEKFKSKLDYRVVESIIIGNMIYPQQMRDKVDRKEDAVVITQKRKRLEVENRINPAILKVEKVSINDPGTNNTLTINYSDFKFIDKNIPKKKRSVYFPFYNSVDLIYYTDDDVISTKIDIKANKVELGEKQRYPFKIAKKYERKY; translated from the coding sequence ATGAATAATAAATTTATTTTGGGGTTATTGGTAATAGTATCAATAACGATGTCTTCATGCAAGAAGCAATTTTTTAATTTTACTTTGTTTGATACAGAGAAAATTGTGGTGGATGATTTGGATTTTGAAGCCATATCTATGAAGAGCAAAATTAAGTTTCAAAGTGGGGGAAAGAGTGTTTCCGCAGTAGCAAATTTTAGAATAAAAAAAGATTCCTTGATTTGGTGCTCTGTAAGTCCTGGTCTGGGAGTTGAAGTTGCTCGAGCATTATTTACTCAAGACTCAGTATTTCTTTTGGATAAGTTGAAAAAAGAGTATTACGCATTTGACTATGAAATGTTGAGTGAGAAATTCAAGTCAAAGCTTGATTATAGAGTGGTTGAGTCTATTATCATAGGGAATATGATTTATCCTCAGCAGATGAGGGATAAAGTGGACCGTAAAGAGGACGCTGTAGTTATTACTCAAAAAAGAAAGCGGTTAGAAGTTGAAAACCGAATTAATCCTGCGATTTTAAAAGTTGAAAAAGTATCTATTAACGATCCGGGGACTAATAATACTTTGACAATTAATTACTCTGATTTCAAGTTTATAGATAAAAATATACCAAAGAAAAAAAGAAGCGTTTATTTCCCTTTTTATAATTCAGTGGATCTTATATATTACACTGATGATGATGTGATTAGCACTAAGATTGACATCAAGGCAAATAAGGTAGAGCTTGGTGAAAAGCAGCGTTATCCATTTAAGATTGCCAAAAAATATGAACGGAAGTATTAG
- a CDS encoding murein hydrolase activator EnvC family protein, whose protein sequence is MNGSIRLVFFVLLLAVNSVALAQNSKSKLETQKKKEQKKISESEKILKEVEGKESVSIGRLNALNQQIKDRENLMKTLNDEVDFLSEELKKQENVISDLEKDLEDILKEYGEMLYLAQKANNGFQRILLIFSSSNFREFFLRMKYLQQYAEARNKQIVVIKETRKELLGQKQIFELQKAEKEIALRSKLAEQKQLETLKDKQASLLASLSKQKKSLRRDIEKYKREVKKLDQLIAKVVKKEIALAMAKKKKDEEAKAKANIKNAKASVKTPSASISSGASFGKYKKKIPWPVGYGFVSRKFGKIEHPVLKGISIQNQGVDIQTKKGEKARAVYDGVVKSIAQVPGAMNNVVIVQHGQYFTVYAKLKSVTVKNGDKIAKGQEVGVVYTDKSGRTELQFQLWHKQQNLNPEYWLTKK, encoded by the coding sequence ATGAACGGAAGTATTAGGCTTGTTTTTTTTGTATTGCTGCTTGCAGTAAATTCTGTTGCTTTGGCTCAAAACAGTAAAAGCAAGCTGGAGACGCAAAAGAAAAAAGAGCAAAAGAAAATATCCGAATCGGAAAAAATTCTAAAGGAAGTCGAAGGCAAAGAAAGTGTTTCCATAGGACGCCTTAATGCTTTGAATCAACAAATCAAGGATCGTGAGAACTTGATGAAGACTCTTAACGATGAAGTCGATTTTCTTTCCGAGGAGTTGAAAAAGCAAGAGAATGTCATTTCGGATTTAGAGAAAGATTTGGAGGATATTTTGAAGGAATATGGCGAGATGCTTTATCTCGCTCAAAAAGCTAACAATGGGTTTCAGAGAATTTTGTTGATTTTTTCCTCATCTAATTTTAGAGAATTTTTCTTAAGAATGAAATATCTGCAGCAATATGCTGAAGCGAGGAATAAGCAAATAGTTGTGATTAAAGAGACGCGCAAGGAGCTTTTAGGGCAAAAGCAGATATTTGAGCTTCAGAAGGCTGAAAAAGAGATAGCCTTGAGATCAAAGCTTGCTGAGCAAAAACAACTTGAGACTTTAAAAGACAAACAAGCGTCTTTATTAGCGTCATTATCCAAGCAAAAGAAAAGCTTGAGACGCGATATAGAAAAGTATAAAAGAGAAGTTAAGAAGCTTGATCAGCTGATTGCAAAAGTGGTGAAAAAAGAAATCGCTTTGGCAATGGCTAAGAAAAAGAAAGATGAGGAGGCTAAGGCAAAAGCGAATATTAAAAACGCAAAAGCCAGTGTAAAGACTCCTAGCGCAAGTATTTCTTCCGGAGCTAGTTTTGGGAAATATAAGAAGAAGATTCCGTGGCCAGTTGGGTATGGATTTGTCTCCCGAAAGTTTGGGAAGATAGAACACCCAGTGTTAAAAGGAATTTCCATTCAGAATCAAGGTGTTGATATTCAGACCAAAAAAGGAGAAAAAGCTAGAGCTGTTTACGATGGCGTCGTAAAAAGCATCGCGCAAGTTCCTGGAGCGATGAATAACGTAGTTATCGTGCAACATGGACAGTATTTTACAGTTTATGCAAAGCTTAAGAGCGTCACGGTAAAGAATGGAGATAAAATTGCTAAAGGACAAGAAGTGGGAGTTGTGTATACTGACAAATCGGGACGTACAGAACTTCAATTCCAGCTTTGGCATAAGCAACAAAATCTAAATCCTGAGTATTGGTTGACAAAAAAGTAA
- a CDS encoding twin-arginine translocase TatA/TatE family subunit, with the protein MNTALAFIGGIGGPEIIVIVLFVIVFFGAKKIPELARGLGKGIREFKDATKEIKDEIDDAGKHIDKK; encoded by the coding sequence ATGAATACAGCATTGGCATTTATAGGTGGTATCGGCGGTCCAGAAATCATCGTAATCGTTCTTTTTGTTATCGTGTTCTTTGGTGCGAAAAAAATACCAGAGTTGGCAAGAGGATTAGGAAAAGGGATTAGGGAGTTCAAGGATGCGACTAAGGAAATTAAGGATGAAATCGATGATGCGGGTAAGCACATAGATAAAAAGTAG
- a CDS encoding lytic transglycosylase domain-containing protein encodes MYSPRSVVFLLVGVLSFVLASIESVGKDTVGPGDLRIKVLADLQENLEFLRQEDEDLQRMGNRYRLAPIFEGVASVGVEEEIPVASYEEILERMSKIESQIPLNFNHRVKSFVDYYVVRDRAYSRMALSRKDIYFPMMEEKLKSHGLPDELKYLSVVESGLQTHVRSRAGAVGLWQFMAMTARYYGMKYDFYYDERRDPEKSTEAACKYLKSLYAQFGDWELALAAYNCGPGNVRKAIRRSGYKKTFWEIYRHLPRETRSYVPQFVAITYMFNHAEEHKLYSRIEKHPIPSDTIIVNHFLNLKVVSDMMEVPIEDIRFINPELKRDAVPSHLKGYSLNLPEHKMDYFRANEVAILDSAKRVGKKELEKLAKNSAGSTWGREKVVYRVRRGDVLGRIAARHGVRVRDIKAWNNLRSSFIREGQKLKIYVKSSHFDSYAKSTSVKANQSIPDSGVHLVQPGDSLWSIANKYKGLTIEKIKKLNNLGSNMIKPGQKLIIS; translated from the coding sequence ATGTATAGTCCTAGAAGTGTTGTTTTCTTGTTGGTAGGTGTTTTATCATTTGTTTTGGCGAGTATCGAAAGTGTCGGAAAGGATACGGTCGGGCCCGGTGATCTAAGAATTAAAGTCTTGGCTGATCTGCAGGAGAATCTTGAGTTTTTAAGACAAGAAGACGAGGATTTGCAAAGAATGGGGAATCGCTATCGATTGGCTCCAATTTTTGAGGGAGTGGCAAGCGTTGGTGTTGAGGAGGAGATACCTGTTGCTTCTTACGAGGAGATATTGGAAAGAATGTCAAAGATAGAGAGTCAAATTCCGTTGAATTTCAATCATAGAGTAAAGAGTTTTGTGGACTATTATGTAGTGAGGGATAGAGCTTATTCACGTATGGCATTGAGTCGCAAGGATATTTACTTCCCGATGATGGAAGAAAAGTTGAAAAGCCATGGCTTGCCTGATGAATTAAAATATTTGTCAGTAGTTGAATCAGGATTACAGACTCATGTCAGGTCTAGAGCAGGCGCGGTTGGTTTGTGGCAATTCATGGCGATGACTGCCAGATATTACGGGATGAAGTATGATTTTTATTATGATGAGAGAAGGGATCCTGAAAAGTCCACAGAAGCAGCTTGCAAGTATTTGAAGAGTTTGTATGCTCAATTTGGCGATTGGGAATTGGCGCTGGCCGCTTATAATTGCGGTCCGGGCAATGTCAGAAAGGCTATTCGAAGATCTGGCTATAAAAAGACATTTTGGGAAATATATAGACACTTGCCAAGGGAGACGCGGTCTTATGTGCCTCAATTTGTAGCAATTACATATATGTTCAATCATGCTGAAGAGCATAAGCTATATTCAAGAATTGAGAAGCATCCTATACCATCGGATACAATTATTGTGAATCACTTTTTGAATTTGAAAGTGGTATCGGATATGATGGAAGTGCCGATTGAAGATATTCGTTTTATTAATCCCGAGTTGAAAAGAGATGCTGTGCCATCGCATTTAAAAGGGTATAGTTTGAATTTGCCTGAACATAAAATGGATTATTTCAGAGCGAATGAAGTGGCAATCTTGGATTCCGCAAAGCGAGTAGGAAAGAAGGAACTGGAGAAATTAGCTAAGAATTCGGCTGGAAGCACTTGGGGTAGAGAAAAGGTCGTTTATAGAGTGAGAAGAGGAGATGTCTTGGGCCGAATCGCCGCAAGGCATGGAGTTAGAGTCAGGGATATCAAGGCATGGAACAACCTGAGGAGCAGTTTTATTCGTGAAGGACAAAAGTTGAAAATCTATGTGAAATCTTCGCATTTTGACTCCTACGCCAAATCAACAAGTGTCAAGGCTAATCAAAGTATTCCTGACTCGGGAGTGCACCTTGTCCAGCCGGGCGATAGTCTTTGGAGCATAGCGAATAAGTACAAAGGCTTAACTATTGAAAAAATAAAAAAATTAAACAACCTTGGGTCAAATATGATCAAGCCTGGGCAGAAATTGATAATTAGTTAG
- a CDS encoding DUF4837 family protein, with translation MKNLLAFAFIFFALFSCGEKKQKENVEKEKKDKSSPKAIRPATGAVGEVVVVIDTTVEAGKVGEALKNALQRETPGIIRSEPEYKVHFIAPKQFNSVFKYSRNLIFVTTFDVDSEDSKELQKNFNDKAFNEMKSNPDYYKIIRYNQFAKGQVLLQLFGVNQADLAKNINKHAQQIRDILNQEELNRIQKEKKFQPQITNLLKEKYGFSLQVPYGYKVAKQSDSLIWFRENVSPKEDKNILVAYKPYVSKEQLSIDSIAAFRDEANRYVEGLDAKTFKVVQTGVPVETREVNFENRYALESRGAWKLSNNSMGGSFISYAFVDETRQRLYYLETFIYGPDKKLREDLREMEAILWTFKAD, from the coding sequence ATGAAAAACCTTTTGGCGTTTGCTTTTATTTTCTTTGCGCTTTTCTCTTGTGGAGAAAAGAAGCAAAAAGAGAATGTAGAGAAAGAGAAAAAAGATAAATCGTCGCCTAAGGCGATTAGACCTGCGACAGGAGCTGTCGGCGAAGTTGTTGTGGTTATTGACACAACAGTGGAAGCAGGGAAAGTAGGAGAAGCATTGAAAAATGCATTGCAGAGAGAAACTCCTGGAATTATACGCTCAGAGCCTGAGTACAAAGTTCACTTTATCGCTCCAAAACAATTCAACAGTGTTTTTAAATATTCTAGGAATTTGATTTTCGTAACGACATTTGATGTCGATTCGGAAGATTCGAAAGAATTGCAAAAAAACTTTAATGACAAGGCTTTTAATGAAATGAAGTCTAATCCTGATTATTATAAAATAATCAGATACAATCAATTTGCAAAAGGACAGGTGTTGTTGCAGTTGTTTGGTGTTAATCAAGCTGACTTGGCAAAGAATATTAACAAGCATGCTCAACAAATTCGAGATATTCTTAATCAAGAAGAATTAAACAGAATTCAAAAAGAGAAGAAATTCCAACCACAGATTACGAATCTTTTGAAAGAGAAGTATGGCTTTTCGCTTCAAGTGCCTTATGGATATAAAGTTGCAAAGCAAAGCGATAGTTTGATTTGGTTTAGGGAGAATGTTAGTCCAAAGGAAGATAAAAATATACTAGTGGCGTATAAGCCATATGTGTCCAAGGAACAGCTGTCTATAGATTCAATTGCGGCTTTTAGAGATGAGGCGAATAGATATGTGGAAGGCTTGGATGCGAAGACGTTTAAAGTTGTTCAAACAGGAGTGCCTGTTGAAACTAGAGAAGTTAACTTTGAGAATCGTTATGCATTAGAATCCAGAGGAGCTTGGAAGCTTAGCAACAACTCTATGGGTGGTTCTTTTATTAGTTACGCATTTGTTGATGAAACTCGACAGAGACTTTATTATTTGGAAACGTTTATTTATGGCCCAGACAAGAAGCTGAGAGAAGATTTGAGAGAGATGGAAGCAATCTTGTGGACCTTTAAGGCAGATTAA